CGTGTCGTATTTTCCGACCGGGAGCGGTTGTTGGACTGGAGCCTCTTCACATGGTCTGCCACGGGGTTCTACTCTATCAGCCGATCCCTCGGGAGGGGCGTGCACGCGACGTCTGGTCGGCGCGTCCGCGCTCTGAGCGCAGGGTTGCGTAGAGGTCTGTGAGACTTCCCACGACGTCGGCGACGGACGGCAGCGTGGAAGCCTGTGCGAGCGCCGCCGCCGCCAGTGCGTCCCGGCGCCCCCCGTCCGTGAGCAGATCAACGACACCTGCCGCCACAGCTGGAGCATCCCCGACGGAGACGAGCACCGCCGCGTCACCCGTCACCTCGCGAGTGCCGCCTGCGTCGGTCGTGACGACGGCGGAGCCGAGGCCGAGCGCCTCCTGCAACCAGATGGGTTGTCCCTCCCACACCGCGGTGCTCACGACCACCTCGGCTGCGGCCATGAGGTCTGGAGCATCGTCACGGAACCCGAGCAGCCGGACCGGCAGGCGTTCAGCATCGATGCGTCCCTGGAGCTGCTCACGCAACGGCCCGTCTCCCGCGACCACCCACACCACACCGCCGGAGACTCCCGCCGTGTCGAGGATCGCGGCAGCGTCGCACAGCGTGTCGAGCCCTTTCTGCGGGGCAAGCCGGCCCACCGTGACGAGCAGCCGCGCGCCTGCAGGTACTCCGAGGTCTGAACGAACCCGGTTCGTGCTGCATTCGACGTCAGGGCGCGAGGGAGCCGGCACGAGCGCACGACCCGTATGACTCGCCCCCTGTTGCCGAGCACGGTCGACGAGGTCCAGGCTGACCCCGAGAACTGCGTCAGCATGCCGAGAGACGAGGCGCTCGAGCA
This sequence is a window from Sanguibacter antarcticus. Protein-coding genes within it:
- a CDS encoding glycosyltransferase family 4 protein is translated as MVESSQARVLQVLGSSAGGVARHVAQVAEALGADTEGETGSIVQVAGPGSVRDVVAPVGSAVRFTAVEISDRPGPGDVTSLRRLRDLARGADVVHAHGLRAGALVIIATRCLRGAPPVVVTLHNLPVGPRSVRAVSFVLERLVSRHADAVLGVSLDLVDRARQQGASHTGRALVPAPSRPDVECSTNRVRSDLGVPAGARLLVTVGRLAPQKGLDTLCDAAAILDTAGVSGGVVWVVAGDGPLREQLQGRIDAERLPVRLLGFRDDAPDLMAAAEVVVSTAVWEGQPIWLQEALGLGSAVVTTDAGGTREVTGDAAVLVSVGDAPAVAAGVVDLLTDGGRRDALAAAALAQASTLPSVADVVGSLTDLYATLRSERGRADQTSRARPSRGIG